The following coding sequences lie in one Acropora palmata chromosome 3, jaAcrPala1.3, whole genome shotgun sequence genomic window:
- the LOC141877662 gene encoding D(1) dopamine receptor-like yields the protein MTSNSSVAQTSLTETQGTRFTLVDKCKQQVQGDFILQTAFLILIMIVTFLGNFMVCLTVYLHRRLRSVTNYFIVSLAVSDLLVSVLSLPFRIHQTLHNGIWCLGYHVCLTWIIVDIICSGASICNLAAISIDRYIAIVHPFRYHSVMTNTVAWVIIGAVWTYSATWAALSSFNWSNVEGVHFITTEVCQKRDRIFYTVVTVFAFYLPLAIVLVMYGFVFRVAMNQARAVANLQPVDMRDGPRTSRRFSINIVREVKAAKTLAIVIGAFTICWFPFFTFLLISLWNLKILRPPYLSEQALKGLRGTFLYVLPAINSTLNPIIYALFNREFRMAFFRLLQRTFRRQSVTRSHSSNNNEDSSQHTGNMNAANRNLRSPRPCKTNGHVRKITRIQEVYAEHSADGQIMDSKKV from the coding sequence ATGACCTCCAACAGCTCCGTGGCTCAAACCAGTTTAACTGAAACACAGGGAACGCGATTCACTCTAGTAGACAAGTGCAAACAGCAAGTCCAGGGCGATTTCATCCTGCAGACAGCCTTTTTAATCCTAATTATGATTGTGACGTTCCTTGGAAACTTCATGGTCTGTCTAACGGTATATCTCCACCGTCGACTTCGCTCGGTAACCAACTATTTCATAGTATCATTAGCCGTGTCTGACCTGTTGGTTTCTGTTTTGTCGCTGCCTTTTCGTATCCATCAGACCCTTCACAATGGTATCTGGTGCCTTGGTTATCACGTCTGCCTTACTTGGATCATAGTGGACATCATTTGCAGCGGTGCTTCTATTTGTAATCTTGCAGCCATTTCTATAGATCGCTACATTGCTATCGTGCATCCTTTTCGATACCATTCTGTAATGACCAACACTGTTGCCTGGGTAATAATCGGAGCGGTGTGGACTTATTCGGCTACTTGGGCAGCTCTTTCGTCTTTTAATTGGTCCAATGTTGAAGGGGTGCATTTCATTACGACCGAAGTGTGTCAGAAGAGGGACAGAATATTTTACACTGTTGTGACTGTCTTTGCATTTTACCTGCCTCTGGCGATAGTTTTGGTGATGTATGGGTTTGTATTCCGAGTGGCAATGAACCAGGCTCGCGCTGTTGCTAACTTGCAGCCTGTTGATATGCGAGATGGACCGCGCACGTCTCGAAGATTCTCGATCAATATCGTTCGAGAGGTAAAAGCTGCAAAGACTTTGGCAATTGTCATTGGAGCATTTACTATCTGCTGGTTCcctttttttacctttttgctgatcAGCTTGTGGAATTTAAAAATACTGAGGCCTCCATATCTATCGGAACAGGCACTAAAGGGTCTTCGCGGTACCTTCCTTTACGTCTTACCTGCAATCAACAGCACACTGAACCCGATTATTTATGCTTTATTTAATAGAGAATTCAGGATGGCATTCTTTCGGTTGCTGCAGAGAACATTTCGAAGGCAAAGTGTCACGAGATCTCACTCGTCGAATAATAACGAGGATTCATCACAGCATACAGGAAACATGAATGCGGCAAACAGAAACCTTAGAAGTCCGAGGCCGTGCAAAACGAATGGGCATGTTAGAAAGATAACGAGGATTCAAGAGGTGTATGCAGAGCATAGCGCTGACGGACAAATAATGGATTCCAAAAAAGTATAA